From Candidatus Deferrimicrobium sp.:
CTTACGTACGCGCTCGGTACGCCGGGGTACGACGTTCCCGGGCTGCCGTTCTTCTGCCTCGCCCCGTTCCTGGCGCTCGCGGTTTCGTCCCTCTCGGCGCGACAGGCCGCCTGGCGGGGATGGATCGCGGGAACGGCCGGCAACATTCCCATTTACTACTGGATCGCCTATACCATCGCGGTGCAGGGGAAGCTCGGCTGGGCGCTGGGGAGCCTTGCGGCATTTCTCGTCTCCGCCTACGTCGGCGCCTACTTCTCGGTCGCCGCCGCCGCCGCGCACCGCCTTGAAAGCCGGTTCGGCACGCGCGGCTTGTGGCTGTTCCCGGTCGTCTGGACCGCGCTCGAGATGGCCCGAAGCCATCTTTTCACCGGGTTCCCATGGATGCTCCTCGGATACTCCGTCGCGGGGAGCGTGACGCTGCGCCAGGCGGCGGACCTGGCTGGCGTTCACGGGCTCTCCTTCCTTCTCGCGCTTTCGGGCGTCTCCCTCTATTTCGCGGGGAAGCGTCTGTCGGAGGGTCTTTCCGCGAAAGCGGCGATTCCGCTGATCCC
This genomic window contains:
- the lnt gene encoding apolipoprotein N-acyltransferase, whose translation is MNRRGPAALLLTGALFVLTYALGTPGYDVPGLPFFCLAPFLALAVSSLSARQAAWRGWIAGTAGNIPIYYWIAYTIAVQGKLGWALGSLAAFLVSAYVGAYFSVAAAAAHRLESRFGTRGLWLFPVVWTALEMARSHLFTGFPWMLLGYSVAGSVTLRQAADLAGVHGLSFLLALSGVSLYFAGKRLSEGLSAKAAIPLIPGVAALLFLVLYGRAGSGLPTSSAVPLPEVKVAVAQGGIDQAVKWDPENQSATLEIYKELTRQARDAGAQLVVWPETAAPFFYGWEAELSRRLDAIAVSGGVPIIFGAPWFDPADGGKFYNSVFHMDARGVVLGRYDKRHLVPFGEYIPLRSVLYFLR